In Methanosphaera sp. ISO3-F5, a genomic segment contains:
- the hisI gene encoding phosphoribosyl-AMP cyclohydrolase codes for MKPNFRHEINGKKLATAIAQDYESNEILMVAFIDEEAFNKSIETGKAHYFSTSRNSVWFKGEESGHVQEVKEILFDCDMDAIIFKIKQNGGACHTGHYSCFYRKISPDGKNIEENTNLIFNPDETYN; via the coding sequence ATTAAACCTAACTTCAGACACGAAATAAATGGAAAAAAGTTAGCTACAGCTATAGCACAGGATTATGAAAGTAATGAAATATTGATGGTTGCATTTATTGATGAAGAAGCTTTCAATAAAAGCATTGAAACAGGTAAAGCTCATTACTTTAGTACAAGCAGGAATAGTGTTTGGTTTAAGGGAGAAGAATCAGGCCATGTTCAAGAAGTCAAGGAAATACTATTCGACTGTGACATGGACGCAATAATATTCAAAATCAAACAAAACGGTGGAGCATGCCATACAGGACATTACTCCTGTTTTTACAGGAAAATATCCCCTGACGGAAAAAACATTGAAGAAAATACTAACCTAATATTTAATCCAGACGAAACATACAACTAA
- the hisS gene encoding histidine--tRNA ligase: MEFNKPRGTRDFLFEDMEERKYVENTIRSVVENYGFKEIKTPIFEDLELFTTKSGEGIKEEIYHFQDKGGRDLALRPELTASVSRLYNNNLQKAAKPLKMYYFGSCFRYERPQAGRFRQFWQFGIEVIGGTPVYNEAEIIAMANDALSKVGIKNYEVAIGHLGIIKGVLNHLNISAEDITSIIASIDKEDYELLNSLLDDCSVTDEYKDIINKIINVNGSRGDLEDLKASVEDIEESYDAVCQLIETLKVVETFGFEEYTVKLSIARGLDYYTGIVFEVYVPDLGAEKQITGGGTYNLTALFDSEEVESTGFAFGFDRIMEAYHRQNLAYESNDDNKVLVVPIKKDFKLDAIRVAQKLRSNDIITDIDLKGKKLKKNLSYANNNNISNVIMIGQSEVENNTVTLKDMLSGEQETISLDDAIERLSH, encoded by the coding sequence ATGGAATTTAATAAACCTAGAGGAACTAGAGACTTCCTATTTGAGGATATGGAAGAAAGAAAATATGTGGAAAACACTATTCGTAGTGTTGTGGAAAATTACGGATTTAAAGAGATTAAAACTCCTATTTTTGAAGATTTGGAATTATTCACTACCAAAAGTGGTGAAGGTATTAAGGAAGAAATTTATCATTTTCAGGATAAAGGTGGAAGAGATTTAGCTCTTAGACCAGAACTTACAGCTAGTGTTTCAAGATTATATAATAATAACCTTCAGAAAGCAGCAAAACCTTTGAAAATGTATTATTTTGGTAGTTGTTTCAGGTATGAAAGACCACAAGCAGGACGTTTCAGGCAGTTCTGGCAGTTTGGTATAGAAGTTATTGGCGGAACTCCAGTTTATAATGAAGCAGAGATTATTGCCATGGCAAACGATGCTCTGAGTAAAGTAGGTATTAAAAATTATGAGGTTGCCATAGGACATCTTGGTATTATTAAAGGTGTTCTTAATCATTTAAATATCTCCGCTGAAGATATTACCTCAATTATTGCAAGTATAGATAAGGAGGATTATGAATTACTAAACTCATTACTTGATGATTGTAGTGTAACTGATGAGTATAAGGACATTATAAATAAAATTATTAATGTTAATGGTTCACGAGGAGACCTTGAAGATCTTAAAGCTTCTGTGGAAGATATTGAAGAGAGTTATGATGCTGTCTGTCAGTTAATTGAAACCTTGAAAGTTGTTGAAACTTTTGGTTTTGAAGAGTATACTGTTAAATTATCTATTGCTCGTGGACTTGACTATTATACTGGAATTGTGTTTGAAGTTTATGTTCCTGATTTAGGAGCTGAAAAACAGATTACTGGTGGAGGAACATATAATTTAACTGCACTCTTTGATTCTGAAGAAGTGGAATCTACAGGTTTTGCTTTTGGTTTTGATCGTATTATGGAAGCTTATCATAGGCAGAACCTCGCGTATGAAAGTAATGATGATAATAAAGTTCTTGTTGTTCCTATTAAGAAAGATTTTAAATTAGATGCTATACGAGTTGCTCAGAAGTTACGTAGCAATGATATTATTACTGATATTGATCTTAAAGGTAAAAAACTTAAAAAGAATTTATCTTATGCGAATAACAATAATATCAGCAATGTTATTATGATTGGTCAGAGTGAAGTTGAAAATAATACTGTTACACTTAAGGATATGCTTAGTGGAGAACAGGAAACGATTTCTTTAGATGATGCTATAGAAAGATTATCACACTAG
- the aroE gene encoding shikimate dehydrogenase, whose translation MITGKTKITGVIGHPIEHSMSPPMHNNAYKQLNMDYVYVAFHVQPENIEKLINSSKTLDIKGLNVTIPHKTTIIPYLDEIDETAEKIGAVNTIQFKNGIAKGYNTDGIGAIKSIQEHTTLQDKNILIIGAGGASKAISFTLINENINSLTIANRSQNNAENLINNIKKQTEFTNINYQQINNVDEILNQTDIIINTTPIGMYPNHQVKPPIKTDNINNKHVVMDIIYNPLETQLLKQAKENGATTINGTSMLINQGLESFKIFTGKEATYESFEEALLGQLKK comes from the coding sequence ATGATAACAGGAAAAACCAAGATAACAGGAGTTATAGGACATCCTATAGAACATAGTATGTCACCACCAATGCATAATAATGCATACAAACAACTAAATATGGATTACGTCTACGTAGCATTCCATGTTCAACCAGAAAATATAGAAAAACTAATAAATTCATCAAAAACACTGGATATTAAAGGATTAAATGTAACAATACCACATAAAACCACAATAATACCATACCTTGACGAAATAGATGAAACAGCAGAAAAAATAGGTGCAGTTAACACAATACAATTCAAAAACGGAATAGCAAAAGGATATAACACAGACGGAATAGGTGCAATAAAATCAATACAAGAACACACCACCCTACAAGACAAAAATATTTTAATCATAGGAGCAGGAGGAGCATCAAAAGCAATATCATTCACATTAATCAACGAAAACATCAATTCATTAACAATAGCAAACCGTTCACAAAACAATGCAGAAAACCTGATAAACAACATAAAAAAACAAACAGAATTCACAAACATAAACTATCAACAAATAAACAACGTCGACGAAATACTCAATCAAACAGACATAATCATAAACACCACACCAATTGGAATGTATCCCAATCATCAGGTAAAACCACCAATAAAAACAGACAACATAAACAATAAACATGTGGTAATGGACATAATATACAATCCACTAGAAACACAACTACTAAAACAAGCAAAAGAAAATGGAGCAACAACAATAAATGGAACAAGTATGCTAATAAATCAAGGACTAGAATCATTCAAAATATTCACAGGAAAAGAAGCAACATACGAATCATTCGAAGAAGCCTTACTAGGCCAACTTAAAAAATAA